The genomic DNA ACTGTAATGCGTTGTCAATCATGATAGATGCTTCTTCACGTGTGATAGATGCGTTAGGATCAAAAATCCCTCCGCCACGACCGTTAATAATTCCTGCACTTGCACTACGTTTAATACCGCTATGAAGTGATGGATGCGCTTTGTTAATATCTACAAATGACTTATTTCCTTCTGGTAGCTTTAGAGCATTTGAGATTAATGTCGCAAACTCAGCTCTCGTTACATTACGATAAGGCGCAAATACACCATTTCCTTCACCGTGCATAATTCCGAGGCTGTTCAGCTTACGAATATGCCCTTCAAACCATCCACCTGTAATATCATCTTTTGGTTTTTGCACTTCTTTATTTGGCACATTATAGTTTATCTTAATCCAACTTGGGTTATAGAAAATCCACTCATCATTACCTATTTTATACCAACCATTTTTAACTGCTAACACTTTGTAACGATCTCCGTTTGAAGCTTTACGAACAATATGATGCTCAAGTCCTACGCCACTACGTACGTTTATACCGTCACCATTCACTACAAGCTCCATATTAGGTTCAGCTGGATTATATTCATTTGAATCAAATAGCTCATTTCTTTCTTGTAAAGGCGAATCAATTTGTGCGTTAACATTTGCGTACCATTGAATACCTTGTACGAAGCCAGTCCAATTCCCACGAGAAATTAAAATATCAGGACAGTTTTTTCCACTCCATTGTTGATGCCTATAAATGTGATCCGCACTAATACCTTCTTTGTTCATTAAATAACCTGCAAGTCTCTTTGCATTCTCTAACGCTTTATTGTAATCTCCATCTTGGTTAACTGAAATTTCGATACCGATAGACTCTCTATTTCCTGAGCCATCACCATCTCCTGCATGCCAACCATTTTCATTTGTTGGTAAGTGCTGATAGATTTGTTTGTCGTCTACAGTAAAATGCCATGAAGCTGTTCGGAACGTACCTTCCGTTGCTTGTTTATACAAATATTTCGCATGATTTTCAGCATTCGCACCACGGGCTGTGTTTGCAGTCTCGTGAATTGTAATGTAGCGTGCTTTCATCGGATTAGCAGGGCGAATATCAGGATTTCCTGCTGGAACAATCCACTCTACAAATGGAGTACCTGCAAGTGTTCCATATTTCTTTGTAGTCATCGATGCACTATACTGAATAGCTCTTGGCTTTTCAACCGGCTTCATTTCACGAGTAGAGCCATCATTTCGACCGTCTACATGTTCAAATGCCTTTTCAATGTTTGAAATAGCTTCATCTTCTGCTACTTGACCTTTTTTAGCTTCTTTCATTTTATGTAACTCTTCTGTTTCATCATGTTTATGCTTATATTCTTCTAGAAGTATTTTCTCGTTTTCTGATACTTCTGCTTCGTTAATTTGCATGTGATCAGGAGTTTCTAGATTGAAATGAGAATAGCTTAATCCGTTTGTTCCATGTTCCCCTTGTGCGATACGAAGTTGATCAGTTTTACTCTCTTCTGCTGATATCGCTAAAGGCGCGCCACCTAATATTACTAAACTAGTTGATAACGCAATTACTCTTTTTTTTATTATTTTATTCATTGCTGTAATCGACACCCTACACTGTTCGTGTAAGTATCTCAACCTCCCTTTATTTTCTCATTAGTGAAAGACTATGAATCTACTATGTATAAAAATATGTTTATTCCGCCTTTTTATAAACACTTCATTTTATCCCCAGCAGGTGAATGATAGTTTCTATAAAATCCCTTAACAGACATTATTTTATAACCAATTGCAATCGCCGTCAAAAGCACTTATCCCCTTACACCCTACTACTTCTCAAAAAATAGATTAGGATACCTTTTACTGATTTTTTTCAATAAGAAGGAACTTTATGATGTTTCATAACTACTATGTATCTATTAATTAGATCCTGATTTAATGTAATTTCCCCATTTGAAAATACTAACTTTTTCAATTTTTTGCTATAATATAGTTTTTACATTGAAAGGAGTTTTTATATGGAAGAAATTGCTCATATTTTACTCACTAATATTGATACATTAAATGAAGAAGACCAAAAAATTGTAAAGAAACTAGTTAATAAGTTAAAATCTTTTGCTCATGCACCACTAAATAAAAATCACTGCTTACGTATGAAACCTTTTATTGAATCTGAAGGAATAACTAGACTCGTTGCCAATACAGTACACTCTTACCAATTAGATTTAATGCCAAACAATCAATTTGCTATGTATGATGTGATTGGCTATTACTACAGCATAGCATTATTAACATGTTGTGTAGTATTTGAAAAAGGCGATTTCAAACACATCTACTCTGTATTAGAAAATGAAGTTACAAAAGAAAACGAAAAAAATGTTCTAGTATCAGAGCGTGGCGGGGAAAATTACTACGTTATGGCACGCATACTTAAATTTTTCAAGAAAGATGCTAAAGACATAGAAAGTTTATTTTCACAATTAATTATTCTAGATTAATTAATTGTGAAATATCACTACATACGAAACAAGGAGGATGAGTATGAGTATGCTACAAATAGAAAATATGGAAGATGATGAAGTTTTCCAATTTCTAGCTGGCACTTTCCATCAAGATACTTTCTACGAAGAAGCACTTAAAGAATTATTAGAAGAGGCACACAAGGAATATTTACAAGACTCTATTGTTTTTCTATCTAAATTTCTAAAAAGTGATTATAGCATTGAAGAAAAGCAAGCGTACATTCGATATTCAGCAGATGGGATATATTTTGAAGGGCTAGAAATCACACCGGTAGAATGGCTTGAAAACATAGTTGAAATATTAAAACAAACCGTACAAGTTTATTAGATTATATATAAAAGGGGATGACCTAATTGTTAAATACGATCGTTTATGATAAAGCGAAGTACCATTATCAAGGTGATTTTCCTGAGGACTTACCAATTGATCAAGCTTTTGTACATACTGGTATGTTTTTAGGATGGATACTTGAACATAATTTATTTAGTGAAGAATTTGAAGAAGAATCTCAAGACGAAATTAATCAGTTTAAACTTAAACAAATGACTGGCACAGAAATTTATATGAACTGGGATGGCGTTTTAGCAGACGACATGTTAAATGATGAGGGCAACCAATTCGCAAAGTACTACTTTAACCATGACGAGGACTGGAAATATATAAATGATTACAGTGATGTTTTTATAGACGAAGGCGAAACTCTCTACCACGTGCAAGATACTTGGGAAAACTATTTCAAATTAAAAAACGTTATTGATAATAGCTATAATTTTTGGAAAGACAACTTACAAAATAAATAATTATAACAAGTCGATTTCTTATTTTAATAAGGAATCGACTTTCTTAATATCTAATTTGCTGATTAACACCTCACCCAAAGATCATTTTACTAACGATACTATTATCGATACCGAATTATCTATAACAGAACGTTCTGGGCGTGATTTCATTAATACTGATAATCCAATTAAGGAAGTGACTAATGTTTGCGCTACTGCTTTAGCGTTCAAATCACTTTGTAGTTCTCCTGATCGAATTCCTTTCATAATTAATTCTTGAAAAACAACTGCAAGATACATTTGATGTTCTCTAGTCAGTACTTCAAACTTTTCATTATGAGGAGCAAGTTCGACCATTGTGTTAATACAAAAACAGCCTTTACTGAACTCTTTTTTATATTCCTCTTCCACCATATTTTCAAAAAACGTCCGAATTGCTTCTTTTACGGATTGTTCGTTTTGAAGTTTTGTTCGTATATTAGCCGCATGTAAATTTGTGTATCTCCTTAATGTTGCTTCAAATAACCCCTCTTTATCACCAAAGGCTGAATATAAACTCGGCTTTTGTATTCCCATTTTAGCAGTTAAATCGCTTAATGAGGTAGCTGCGTATCCCTTCTCCCAA from Bacillus basilensis includes the following:
- a CDS encoding S-layer homology domain-containing protein translates to MNKIIKKRVIALSTSLVILGGAPLAISAEESKTDQLRIAQGEHGTNGLSYSHFNLETPDHMQINEAEVSENEKILLEEYKHKHDETEELHKMKEAKKGQVAEDEAISNIEKAFEHVDGRNDGSTREMKPVEKPRAIQYSASMTTKKYGTLAGTPFVEWIVPAGNPDIRPANPMKARYITIHETANTARGANAENHAKYLYKQATEGTFRTASWHFTVDDKQIYQHLPTNENGWHAGDGDGSGNRESIGIEISVNQDGDYNKALENAKRLAGYLMNKEGISADHIYRHQQWSGKNCPDILISRGNWTGFVQGIQWYANVNAQIDSPLQERNELFDSNEYNPAEPNMELVVNGDGINVRSGVGLEHHIVRKASNGDRYKVLAVKNGWYKIGNDEWIFYNPSWIKINYNVPNKEVQKPKDDITGGWFEGHIRKLNSLGIMHGEGNGVFAPYRNVTRAEFATLISNALKLPEGNKSFVDINKAHPSLHSGIKRSASAGIINGRGGGIFDPNASITREEASIMIDNALQYKGVTGKLVALPFTDQHLITYQQPVQRLYSLKVVTGVGNNEFNPKGTTTRGEAAAFLVKMLDSMQK
- a CDS encoding contact-dependent growth inhibition system immunity protein; translation: MLQIENMEDDEVFQFLAGTFHQDTFYEEALKELLEEAHKEYLQDSIVFLSKFLKSDYSIEEKQAYIRYSADGIYFEGLEITPVEWLENIVEILKQTVQVY
- a CDS encoding TetR/AcrR family transcriptional regulator, translating into MARLREFDEEKALDAAMQLFWEKGYAATSLSDLTAKMGIQKPSLYSAFGDKEGLFEATLRRYTNLHAANIRTKLQNEQSVKEAIRTFFENMVEEEYKKEFSKGCFCINTMVELAPHNEKFEVLTREHQMYLAVVFQELIMKGIRSGELQSDLNAKAVAQTLVTSLIGLSVLMKSRPERSVIDNSVSIIVSLVK